AACGAGCTGACCAGCCGAGGATGCAGCGCGGCCGTCGTCCAGGCGAGGAGACCGCCCCAACCGTGGCCGACCAGGGCGGCTCGTCGCTCACCCAGTGCCTTGATCAATCCGGCGAGATCGCCTGCCAGCGTCCAGCCGTCGTAGCCTCGGGGCGGCTTGTCGGAGTCCCCGTAACCGCGAAGGTCCACTGCGACCGCGCGAAAGCCGGCGTCGGCCAACGCGAGCAGCTGACCACGCCATGACCACCAGAACTCCGGAAACCCGTGGACGAACAGCACCAGCGGGCCCTCGCCCGCCGTGGCGACGTGCAGTGAGATCCCGTTCGCCGAGACGTCATGGTGGGTCCACGGCCCGCTGATCCGGGTGGTGGAGGGGTCCGGAAGCGAGCGCACCGGATCGCGGAGGCTCAGCGGACCGACTCGGGCCGGTGCCTGTCCTGGTGACCGGGTACGTCGGGGGCCGACTGGTCCGCCCCGCCGCCCGCGGCCGCGGCCTGCGTCCCACCGGGGCGCAGCAGGTACGCGGTGTCGCGAACGGAGTTGATGGTGCGTTCGGGCTTGCGGATGCCCCGCACCTTCCGGAAACCGAGGAACGCGAGCGCACCCGAGACCAGCAGCATCAACAGGAACACGATGCCGAAGCCCGCCCAGCGGGGCAGCCAGACCGCCAGCAGCTCCGCGGCGGTGAAGAACAGGAAGAACGAGCTGAAGGCGAGCACGGTCAGCGCGAGGATGAAGAACACGCTGCCGCGCAGCCCCTTGCGCACCTCGGCCGAGATCTCCTGCCTCGCCAGCTCCACCTCCGCCCTGATCAGCGTGGAGAGGTGCACACTGGCCTCGCGGACCAGTCCGCCCAGCGAGCGGTCGCCCGGACCGGCGTGGGCCTGGTTCTCCTCCGACAGCGGGATGGAGGGGATGGGCGGCAGGCCCTCCCAGTCCTGGTGTCTCTTGGGGTCGTGCCCTGCGCTGCTCACTCGGCCATCGTCCCATGGAGCCGACCGCTCGCCGTGATGACACGGGACAATCGTCTTGATCCAGGCGGCTGTCCGGCCGTGATCAGGTCAGATCATCACCGGTGGAGCGAGGTTGGCGGTCTGGTGCTACTCCGCCGAAGCGGCGGTGGTACCGCATCCGGAACCGCGGCACACCGCGCAGAACGTCGCCGAGACCCCTGGATACGCGCGGATGTCACGTCCGACACGGCCGCGACTCCTCCTCGGCAGACCGCGGTGACACAGCTATGTCCTGGTTGGTCGACCTCACGACCGGCAGTACGCCGTGGGTCACCCGGACCGTCGCCCGGCGGCGGAACAATCGGCCGAACCACCCCGGGCGGGTCGGGTCCGGCCGCGCACCGGGCGGCGTCCGCGCTGGTGGCCGTGTGCGGCGAGCTCGCTCCCCAGTCGGTGACGGGTGCGTGGCGTGCGACATCGTGGTGAGGAACGAAGCAGGTCGTCGGCGTATGTTGCTGGCGTGTCGCAGCGGAAAGAGCAGAGCGTCGCCCTCCCTGCCCCGGCCCGACGGCCGGTCCTCGTCGCCATCGGTCTCATCGCGGGGGCGTTGTCGGGTCTGTTCGGCATCGGCGGCGGCGTCGCGATCGTCCCCGCCCTGGTGGCCTGGTGCGGGCGGGATCAGCGGTATGCGGTGGCGACCTCGCTGCTCGCGCTCGGCCCGCTCGCGGTGGCCGGGGTCATCGGCTACTCCGCGCACGGCCAGGTCGACCTGCGTATCGCCGTACCGCTGGCGGCCGGCTCGATGATCGGTGCCTGGATAGGCGCGTTCCTGCTCACCAGGATGCCGTTGGCCTGGCTGCGGTGGTTCTTCGCCTTGATCGCCGTCGGGACGGCGGTGCGGATGCTGATCGATCCCGGCGTCTCGACGGGCCTCGTCTCGCACGAGTGGTGGCGACTGGCGCTACTGCTTCCGATCGGCGTCCTGATCGGCATGATCGCCGCGTTGGCCGGGGTCGGCGGCGGCGCGGTGATGG
This genomic stretch from Actinoalloteichus hoggarensis harbors:
- a CDS encoding phage holin family protein; protein product: MSSAGHDPKRHQDWEGLPPIPSIPLSEENQAHAGPGDRSLGGLVREASVHLSTLIRAEVELARQEISAEVRKGLRGSVFFILALTVLAFSSFFLFFTAAELLAVWLPRWAGFGIVFLLMLLVSGALAFLGFRKVRGIRKPERTINSVRDTAYLLRPGGTQAAAAGGGADQSAPDVPGHQDRHRPESVR
- a CDS encoding sulfite exporter TauE/SafE family protein, whose product is MSQRKEQSVALPAPARRPVLVAIGLIAGALSGLFGIGGGVAIVPALVAWCGRDQRYAVATSLLALGPLAVAGVIGYSAHGQVDLRIAVPLAAGSMIGAWIGAFLLTRMPLAWLRWFFALIAVGTAVRMLIDPGVSTGLVSHEWWRLALLLPIGVLIGMIAALAGVGGGAVMVPVMQLSLGVPAALAKGTSLLVILPTSILGGWRNLRHGNGSLRDALWIGCSGVLATVATTQWSVVMNPLLSDVLFGLLLVFVAVRTVWPDLRGLLRRRD